The following is a genomic window from Niabella soli DSM 19437.
GCAACTCATTTTCAAACACCTCACGTTTTTCCGTTCCACGTTTGCCAATGTGCTTATCGATCATTGTATCAAGGGAAACAGTTTTGAATCTATTGGTTGTCATAATTATTTATTTTTAATCTTATTGATTAAATATTGTTTTCTAATTTCTTCTGCCCGCTTTATTTCTTTAGCCGGCGTTTTTTGCGTCTTTTTCAAAATCCCATGTGTCGCTACAATCAAAGCTGGTTTTTCGTAGGTCGTATCCCAAAAAGAAAAAAGTCGGTACGCTTTACTGTTGTACAAGGTTCTGAACTCCCAAATAAAGTCATTAAGTTTTTTAAAAAGTTCGTTATCATTCACAAACTGAGCTTTTCTAATGTTATAATAAATTTTCTCTCTGGTTTTCTCGTCGAGAACTTCTAAAAACTCAACAGCTTCAGGTAATAATTCGATTTCAAAGGTTGGCTTCATCCGTAATTTTCACCAAAGATACATATTTCCCAATCGGGAAACAATTATTTTATAAAAATCCTTTTGTTTTACGAATGAATTACAAATCAGCTACTAATATTATCAGTCTATTTAAAAATAGGGCTTACACTGGTCAAATGTTTTCCTAAAAGAAAAGCTTATTTTGAGAAACTACCCAACAAATGTTCGTTCCAGCTCCACGCCCACCCTGCCTGAAAAATTCTCTATTGGCACCGTAAGTTTATACAGGCTCATCCGCAAATGTTTGATCTCTGGAAATTGGCTTTTCAATAGTTCCGCCAGCTCGGTCAAAAAGGTTTCCAGCAGCTCCCGCGGTTGCTGCATTTCTGTTTTTATCATATCGTAAATTGTCGCATAATTGAGCGTATCATGAATATGGGAAATGATACCTGCTGCTGCCGCAAAAGAAACAGCCAGGTTCATTTCAAATTCATTGCCGGCTTTTTTTTCCCCGGCATACAGGCCATGATAGGCAAAAAAGCGCAATTGCTCTAAACGGATGGTGATCAACTGAGACATTGTTATTTGCTTTTCAAGTGTAAAATTATATAAATTAAATTGCTGAGCAGGCTAAAGCAGGGCTCCAAATGATTAGCCGGGAAGTCGGAAAGACGGGAAGTTTTTTCATTTCTTACCTACCGTCTTTCCACCCTCCCGGCCCAGCTCTGCGAAACTTATAGTTTCGCAGCATCTTTCTGTCGCCTCCGGCGACATTATCAATATTATTACTAATGTATCCCTTTTTCGCCTAAATAACGTTCCGTATCCAGGGCCGCCATACAGCCACTTCCGGCAGCGGTTACCGCCTGGCGATAGATCTTATCCTGCACATCGCCTGCTGCGAAAACGCCTTCAACATTGGTTTTGGACGTACCCGGGATGGTTTTTATATAGCCTGCTTCATCCATATCCAGGAACGCTTTAAAAATAGCGGAGTTGGGCTCATGACCGATCGCCACAAAAAATCCATTGACCGCGATCTCCTGGGTTGCACCGGTTTTATTATTTTTTACCCGTACCCCCGTAACCGTTTTATCCCCTAATACTTCTTCGGTTTCGGTATTAAAATACACTTTGATGTTCGGCGTGCTCAACACCCGATCCTGCATTACCTTACTGGCGCGCATGGCTTCCTTTCGCACCAGCATATGAACGGTAGTGCACAATTTGGAAAGATACAGTGCTTCTTCCGCCGCAGTGTCTCCCGCCCCTACAATGGCCACTTCTTTTCCTCTGAAAAAGAAGCCATCACACACGGCGCAGGCGCTTACGCCAAACCCATTCAGGCGTTCTTCACTGGACAAACCCAGCCATTTGGCAGAGGCGCCGGTGGAAATGATCACAGCATCCGCTTCGATCAGTTTTTCATCATCAATCCATACCTTATGAGGCAGACTGGAAAAATCAACTTTTGTGGCAATGCCAAACCGGATATCGGCGCCCATTCTCTTGGCCTGTTTTTCAAAATCGATCATCATTTCAGGGCCCTGTACCCCGTCCGGATACCCCGGATAATTCTCCACTTCAGTTGTGATAGTCAATTGACCGCCCGGCTGAATACCCTGGTATAAAACAGGGTTAAGGTTGGCACGTGACGCATAAACTGCCGCGGTATAACCCGCCGGCCCCGAGCCTATAATTAAACACTTTACTCTTTCTGCTGCAATACCTTCAGTCATAGATTTAATTTGAATAATATACAAAAATAAAGGGAAAAGGTTTACCGGAGGAAAAGCTTCCCCACATTACAGGCAG
Proteins encoded in this region:
- a CDS encoding type II toxin-antitoxin system RelE/ParE family toxin, translated to MKPTFEIELLPEAVEFLEVLDEKTREKIYYNIRKAQFVNDNELFKKLNDFIWEFRTLYNSKAYRLFSFWDTTYEKPALIVATHGILKKTQKTPAKEIKRAEEIRKQYLINKIKNK
- the folB gene encoding dihydroneopterin aldolase; this translates as MSQLITIRLEQLRFFAYHGLYAGEKKAGNEFEMNLAVSFAAAAGIISHIHDTLNYATIYDMIKTEMQQPRELLETFLTELAELLKSQFPEIKHLRMSLYKLTVPIENFSGRVGVELERTFVG
- the trxB gene encoding thioredoxin-disulfide reductase, translated to MTEGIAAERVKCLIIGSGPAGYTAAVYASRANLNPVLYQGIQPGGQLTITTEVENYPGYPDGVQGPEMMIDFEKQAKRMGADIRFGIATKVDFSSLPHKVWIDDEKLIEADAVIISTGASAKWLGLSSEERLNGFGVSACAVCDGFFFRGKEVAIVGAGDTAAEEALYLSKLCTTVHMLVRKEAMRASKVMQDRVLSTPNIKVYFNTETEEVLGDKTVTGVRVKNNKTGATQEIAVNGFFVAIGHEPNSAIFKAFLDMDEAGYIKTIPGTSKTNVEGVFAAGDVQDKIYRQAVTAAGSGCMAALDTERYLGEKGIH